Sequence from the Clupea harengus chromosome 20, Ch_v2.0.2, whole genome shotgun sequence genome:
TCTGCATTTGAGTGGGTTAAATGAAAGGAGAGTGAGCTCAATTGAATAAATGGAGTGAAAGGTAGTGAGCAGGTTTTTTgagcggtctctctctctctctctctcttcctaagAGCAGCCCGTTCTGGTCTGCTGGCATGCTGCCCTCAGAAGTTGGAACGCATTCAGCCCTTTACAGTCCTTCAAATTGGGGCTGGAGCCGGAGAGGAAATACTAGTATCCTGTATATAcaacctctgtctgtctgcactgaaAGGCAGCGTGAATGGAAAGCAAACGCTGACAGCCAGGAATCGGTCCGATCTGAAATCACCCGTGAACACTCTGCTGTGAATGGAGTCAACTAAAGACAGTGGAGCTCTTCTCTTGTGCCTTCCACTGAAAGGGAAGACCATTGAATGTGTTAAGATACCTTTGTGTCTTTTTGAAGTTTTGGTTGCAGAGTGTGGAAATATTATAGCAATGTGTCATGGAGATTTAAAATGTAACCAAAACATAACTTGTACATTATTTAAAATTTCGAGTGAACTTGAGATAAGGACTTGCGTCTGgcacaggcctgtgtgttttcaggacacatgcatgtgcatggcGAATGAGAGAAAGGAAATCCTCAGTAGTGGAGAGTGATTGAGTGCAGTAACCACTCCACCTACTGGCAAAGCAGTGTTATTACAGCACAAACTTATCTGTTGATGTCATTCAATACATTTAGGTTTGTTGGCTACTGTGAAAAGCATGTTCATGGATTATAGATTTAGAGCAAAAAgtactgaaataataataataatatataatcaTTCTATCCCAAAGGGAAGGTATATATCTAATCCTTGTACCAGTAGTTGAGGCAAGTTAAAAAACAACCATACATCCTGTACATTGCTGGTCTATTTGAAGATATATATGAAGATACATATCACATGTCCAGATCCCCAAAATACAACTACAAAAAAAGATATTGAGATATTGTAAACCTTACTGACCTCACTAATATATACACGTGTCAATCAATTTGACATGAAAACTAAATCAAATGATGCCAGTATCAGCTCCCAGGATCTCCACCCGGCCTTTAAACTCGAGAACAGTAAAACAATGTCACAATAGGATGAAAAGATCTCCTAAAGTGGAACTGCAtcctaaaatgttttttttttttaaagctgtaaaCTAACTGATATGACTCAACTGTggtgaaacacatcaatgctggggTTAATATTAACATATTTTATGGGATAACAATAGCTCAACACGCCACCTACTGTTGAAAATCATCTTGAACCTTGCAAGGCAAATGCTGTTTTAGACTTTGACTGTTTGAGGGTTATCTACGTCATGAAATTGgcggctccccccccccccccagccctcacCCATGAGTccgagtccccccccccccgtgcagtgggtggagctaggctcagagctgggggtgaagttATACTTATATGCTTATAACATAATTCAATCATTCATCCTTCTCTGAGAAAagtgaaataaagagaaaataaaaaggtGAAAAGAGAGCTGCAGGTGACCTTAACCACTGaacacacagctgcagagagGACCACAGTCCCCAACAGTGTTCACTGTTATTGCGATGTTCCTCTATTCAGGTAAAGACTGCATAATGCTCAAACCTCCAGAATAAAAAAGCCTTTGTCATGATTCTGTACATTctacagtgtatattctatattGTATAATATTTTTAATAAGTCTCAATATCAACACAAATTTCTAagaatttgtttatttggatAACAGTGATACAGCAGAGCATTGTGATTTCCTTTGCaacaatgtaatgtaaaaaataCACTATACTGCCAAATACTAATCACAAGTGCAACTGTACATGTGCTTGTTAGTCTGCATATTGCTATAGTGACACCAGGGTCATCCTCTTTATGAAAGACTCATGTACAGTCACAAGGATCACAAGCGTTACGAGGACAGTCTCTACGGTCGAAATAATGGCTTGGGGTTCATTCATCAAATAGACAAGGCCAAGTGAGATCTTTTCAATTCTTAGTGTTTTCCCTGGATGCAAAGCTTCAACTACAGACTCTGAACAAGGCAGCAGGGCATACAACAGAATAAAGGAAGTCTTGTGGCCTGAAGAGCTTCCATCTTACAGTGGCATGATAAAACAACATGGTCAAATTTTTGTCAAACAACACTTAAAAGAAGTCTAGGTACCACCAAGTACTAATTACACTgtttccaccacacacacacacacacacacacacacacacacacacacacacacacacacacacacacacacacacacacacacacacacacacacacacacacacacacacacacacacacacacacacacacacacacacactattatttattttttgaaagaaaaagaaatgctgCAATGCCACTCAACACTGAGCATGAACCGTTAGAACAGATGGGAGGATATAGCTACACACTGATTGGCCTGAGCGACGGTCCCATTATCAGGTCCCATGCCTGTATGTCCTTGCAGTAAAGTGCATGTCATATATTCAAAATGTACCGCTTTTAAGTAATGTCATCTAGCCTACACTGCTCTTCATGTAAACAGTACATGAGTAGAACTGAAGTACAAAACTGTCAGCCGCTTCGTTTCAGTCCTTCACTACTTCTGTCTGTAACCACAATCAAAAGGTCACTTCATGTGTCTTCTCCTCAGGCCACATTTATCACGTACCATAAATTAGTGTTATCTATCTGTTATGCAAATCCTAACAGATCTGTCAATATGCTTTATGCAAGTAAGAAGTAGAAGACAATTTGTGACAGGAAGTAGCAGCAGGGTGGAAATTAAAATATAGCTCTTACTCTAAAAAAACGCTCACATTAGTCaaaatgagaatgagaacatATTCTAACCACATGGgttcaacatgcacacatgcctcctgtgttcagccctagtgtgttAAGTTATTGCATACAGGACATGGTATTATGAGCTCATATTAAACAGGGCTACAGGTTTTTTCTTCCTCTACTATGTGGCTCAGAAAGAGGTTATCTTAGCCATCTGGGTCAGAACAAACTGCTTAGAATCATAATCCTTCATATCAACCTCTTTCGATAAGACTTTAAGGGCCTTTAAATGAGCTGGCATCAGCTGGGTCAGAAGCTGCACAGGATGCCCCCTGTTAGGTCCGAGATGGTGCCCTCCGCCACCAAGCTCTGGAGGAGTGCCGTTTCCTGGTCCACATTGTGCATCTCCTGCGTAAGCATGGCAGACATGGGCAGACTGTCATAGTAGTGCAGCGGAGCCTCCCTCAGGCTGAGGTTGTACCCAAAGCCAACCAGGCTCACCTCGTCACACAAGTAAGAGGCCAGGTTGAGAGCGGACACACCCAACGTTGGCACATTCTGTAATGACAGGAAATCACACCATTTACCATTTGCATCTCCCTTGTGATACAAGTTTTCATCCAAACAACCTGATTTTGAGAGTTGAACAGCTTATCAGCAAAGCCTTCTTTTTCTACTGACCAGTTATCTAAGACAACTACTGACGAGATATGACATGACTGTCTGCAATGGACATCACATGgttcacaaatacacatctcTACAACTAGGGTGATATATAACTGCTGATCCTTTCATACATTGCATCTGCATGCATTTACTAGTTTTCTTTGTGAGGACATACAGTGGCTTGCAaaggtttgggcacccctggtcaACATTTCTGTTACTGTGAATAACTAAGCAAGTAAAAGATGACCTGATTTCCAAAAGGTTAAAATAGTTAAAGATGGCACATTTCTTCAATATTTTAAGCaagattacatttttatttccatctttacagtttcaaaataccaaaaaaggaaaaggtcccaaaagcaaaagtttgggcaccctgcATGGTCAGTGCTTTTGGCAAGTATCACAGCTCGTAAACCCTTTTTGTAGCCAAAGTCTTTGAATTGTTGTTTGGGGAATGTTCGCCCATTCTTCCTGGCAAAAGGCCTCTAGTTCTATGAGGTTCTTGAGTTCTAATTCTGTGAGGTTCTTGAGTTCTAGTTCTATGAGGTTCTTGAGTTCTAGTTCTGTGAGGTTCTTGAGTTCTAGTTCTGTGAGGTTCTTGAGTTCTAGTTCTGTGAGGTTCTTGGGTTCTAATTCTGTGAGGTTCTTGAGTTCTAGTTCTGTGAGGTTCTTGAGTTCTAGTTCTGCTAGGCTCTTGGGTCTGCATGCACTGCTCTTCTGAGGTCTCCACAGACTGATCAGATCGATGATGTTTAGATCGGGAGACGATGAGCGCCATGGTAACCCCTTCTGCTTTTGCCTGGTGAGGTGGTCCATTGTGGATTTTGAGGTGTGATTAGGGTCGTTATCCTCTTTTCATCTTCAGCTTTTTTACAGGCCAGAATTTGCTTGTATTTAATTGAATGAATTCTTCCCTCTACCAGTGTCACTGGCTGCAACACAGGCCCAAAGCATGATCCATCCACCCGTGTGTCACTGGCTGCACAGGCCCAAAGCATGATCTATCCACCCCGTGCTGAACAGTTGGAGAGGTGTTCTTTTCATGACATTTCAAATATACTTTTGGTCATTGCGCCCAAAAAGTAATATTTAACGCCATCAGTCCACAGGACTCGTTTCCAAAACACATCAGGCTTGTTTAGATGTTCCTGTGCAAACTTCCAACGTTGAATGTTGTGGTGAGATCACAGGAAAGGTTTTCTTCTGATGACTCTTCCATGAAGATCGATAGAACAGTGCACCACCACTCCAAAGGTAAATCTCGCTGTACGGAACCACTTTTCCAAACCAATGGCGGAACTGGGAGTGGCCGAAGGTTTCTGCATGTTCGTCTTTCTGCGCTTGGAAACTCTTTGCCTTCTGCTTATAGCCTTCTTCTGATTGTGGGcatcatttgatttcatttacaGAGTAAACTAGGCAGCTGGTTAAAGAAGTCCATGGCTGATTTATAAAGCTGTGAAATGTGCACCTCCTGGCCTTTCCAAATGATGACTGTGAACAGGCCATATCCCTAACAAGCTCATTAAGGTCTGAGACCTTGGTCAAAGTGATCTGTGCCCCTGTTTACAAGTGGACAGCTAAGACCCATCACAGTTTACACCTGTGGCTATCATGCGTCTCCAAGGTGTCCAGCTAAGACCCATCACAGTTTACACCTGTGGCTATCATGCGTCTCCAAGGTGTCCAGCTATGACACATCACTGTTTACACCTGTGGCTATCATGCGTCTATGGTCGTAGCCATTTTCCTCCATCTTCCTGGCAATATCCTCGTAAATGGCCAATTTAGATATATAAGATAAGATAGATAAAAACTTTATTGTCACACAACAATCATAGGTagctcagggggggggggggggatggggataggaaaaaaattaaaataaataaaaatagaaaaaagtcCAGGTCAGCTTTGGGAGTTCAGGGGTCTGATAGCAGAGGGGAAGAAGCAGTAGAAGacatcttattttctttggatCGAATGTCCTTCCCAAATGGAAATTGGGTATCTGGTTTTAGTTGCAGTCCAACCATGTACATCAGCGCTCCTCTCCAGCAGGATTGGTGCGCTGTCATCAAAACAACAACCATGTCCTGCATTGATGACCGATTTTCCTGTTACGTCCTTGTCGGGGACGCACCAAGACGCATTACCGTTACACTACGAAAGATATGTGGTCAAAAGAGTTCCAGAGCAAACTGTACACTATCCTGTATAATTCACTATCCATGTTAAAAGAATGTTTCATCTTTACCTTTATGCCTTTTGGAGAACAGTTCATCTTATACTCACTTCACTATTCACAGCAACATAAATGGGGACCAGGGGTGCCTTTTGCAGCTTCTGCATTCCACTGGACATAGAGAATGGAAGCATGCTAACTACCTGGTCCCAGCCCCAGATAATGGAAGCATGCTAACTACCTGGTCCCAGCCCCAGAGAATGGAAGCATGCTAACTACCTGGTCCCAGCCCCAGAGAATGGAAGCATGCTAACTACCTGGTCCCAGCCCCAGAGAATGGAAGAATGCTAACTACCTGGTCCCAGCCCCAGAGCCGGAACTTTGGCTTTGGGTACTGCAACAGATCTAAGGCCGTCTCCCTGATGATCTCCGGGTTCAGGACGTGAAACTGTGACAACTTTATAGGGATGTCATCAGGCACCTTCTGCCAGAAGAACAGCCAGTCCCACAGTGACTGTATATTGGAAGGAAGACATCCAGTGTTAGTGTAAGGAACTGATCAGTTGACCAATTGACTGATGGACCTACTTTTCAGATCAGCCACATTCATTAACCAACTAATGATTATATCTGATTTTAGTCTGCATGCTGCACTTAATATGGATCAAATCAAACCAATCAATCAAATTCTAAGGGGGGCTTTtggtaaaaacaaacattaacaaGGCAACAACTAAGCGGAAGAGGTTGTGCAAAAGTAAGTTAGTGCACCAGCAGGTAAACATTCTCTCTAGGCCTAGGTCTATCTCCTGTACTTTCATTATGATAAGAGTCCTCCTATCCTCAATGGACCTTATTAGTGGGAACAATTGTTTTGTGAGGGTAACTGCATTTTTAACAATGCTTAATTAAACCATTTTCCAAATGAATAGTCACACCTTCCTCCAAAGCTTCTCCTAATGTGCTGTGGATGTCATAGTCATACTTGCCACTTTTTGTTTGGTAATCATTGCATTGAGCCAATGGAAGTCCACAGACTTATAGATCACAGCCACATATTTCAGCTTTGGGTCCAGGTCCTCCCAGACCTTTGGACTGCCCTCTGGGTAGCTCATCCGAATGGTGGTGTGGTTCCCCACATCTTTACTGAAGTCTTGCACTGGACCACTGTTCAGCCTGAAAAAAACAAGCTCAGATAGCTGTTTAAAGGCTGTTAATGAATAACCACAAACAACATTGCACCATTTTTATGACACTTTTGTTAGTGGTTCTTTTAGAAACGTCAGCACAATTAAATGTGGATTATGATAGTAGTTTTAATGAAAGTAGTTGGTTTTTTTGTGGTTAGTTCTCCTCATGGCTTTTGACATTTAGAACACAACCACAAAGAGTGCTTCAATGGAGGGAAATAATTAAGTTATAAAAAGTATGGCAGTATCAAAAGTGTTGCTCTTGAtcagctgaacacacctgcacctgcaTGTGCTTAGCTCTGTGCAAAAACAAGTCAATAAAAGGTATTGGTCATTGAAGTTCATTATCTGCAGTGCCAAAGTTAGgttgatgggggagagagaagaaaatgctACATCATCATATAATTTGAAATATACCATTCTTTAGGCCTTTCTAAATTATTCCAGTAATCTTCTCTATTGATTAGGGCAAAGCTGATCACTCCAAATGACACCtcattttcatttcttcatCTAGTAGACGCCTTCATTATGAGCCCCAATGTGCCATGCAGCAAACATGCAGAATGGTTTTGGTTTTGGTCTCTGGATTTCTGCTGCCATTTGCTGTTGCCTACTATTTTGTGGACTTTTGGTTCTCAGTATGTAATGTATCAATACtatttcaaaagaaaaacacaccgtTTATTCATTCATGTAACAACGGGTAAATACCTAATAACCATGTCAAACTGGTCGATAAGTGCTCCAAGTTCAAGCCCACGTAAGATTCCTCCATTGCCAACCACCACACATCGCTGGCAATCTTTCCCAAGATGTTCCTCGGTGGGGGAAGGTGGCAGAAGCCTCAGGATATCCTTGAGTTTGTCTTGCAGGTCCAGGAATCCAAAGGGAGGTGGATATTGGAAGACTGTATCAGTTAAAGGAGTGTCTCCCCACAGGAAGGGCTCCATTACTGGGGTGCTTGTGGGAATCCGGGCCTCAATTCCTTTTCGGGCAAATGCAGGTCTGCATTCTCTGTTTAAGACACTTCGCACATAGGTATGCACCAGCTACAAAACAATTCACAAACAGTTTGGTGTAAACATTCTCATGTTTTCCCCAAAAAATGTTGACCCTATACTATATTGACATAACATTACATAACCCCATAACATTTTACCCACAAAATGACCTTTCAATACACCAATTTGAAGTACAAGGTCTGATCTCTCACAGCCTAAATATTCCAGTATTGAAGTAAAATATACAGAAAGATcccactattattattatcatcaccatcatctctGCTACTACTATTTTATAACACTACTGTATTAAGTATTACAAGGAATGCAATCCATGGCATTATTTCCAATTGCTTCAGTCCCAGCTAAATTCTAAACCCAGATGTAGTTAGTAAATGTGAGAAAGTAAAGATGCTGGTTACCTCTTGGTGCTTGGGATCCACAGGCCACTCATAAGTCTTTGGGTTGGTGGTGAAATCCACCCCTTTCAGAAGCCAGGGGGAGGCCAGTGCTAGGACTGTGAGAGGCAGAAGGAATCGCCTGTGgcaacacagcacagtcagcaTGAGCAGATATTATGGAATTGGACTTGATTGAAATACTTTGTAACACTAGGCATGTCTTTTTGGGATCAGGTACACCCATGGTTCACTTACCATGACACAGTCAGCTTACGTTACTTGGATTTTTATTACCGGtttctttatttaaaaaacTGCAGGATAGACATCCTGATATTCACATTGCATTGGCTTTTTTTTCACATGTATTCACACTTTTACTCAGTGCTTACCTTTGACAACAAAAGCGAAGAGTTCTTGATATCAACATGATGATGAGACGATAATGCTTCTGCCTGTTTCTCACTGCTttcctcactgctcctcatgagGGAAACCCCTGACCATCTGATGAATCAAAGATCATTCTTAAAGACTACTTCTCTAATGATAAACTAGGAAACAAAAACTTTGTCAGATCCAAAGCAACTATCTTGCCTCCTAAAACATTAAATAATGTATATatcagaatcacgtttattggccaagtaagtttgcacaaacaaggattTTGAATCCGGGTTAAGTGGCTCTCattgtacttacacaaaatatacaacacaacacggcaaaaaacaatacaacacaacagcacatagGTCTGAGAAATAGaagaaatatatacaaggaggaatggcaatatacaggagctgtgaactgtaaacacaacaagtagtgcaaagagtggagagtgcaagaagtgcagggataactAATAAATGGTAAGAGAatgacgtaggaagtacagtatatacagcctGTATAGTTACACAGTAAAGGGTGGAATGTATTACACATTTCATATGAACATGTGTTTAGACAGAACAATAGAAAAAGAAGCATGTCTATACAGGAAGTTACATTATTTACATAATTTTCTGAGATACTGAATTTGGGGTTTTCATTAGCTGTCAGTTACAATcatcaaaattaaaagaaataaacacttgaaatatatcagtctgtgtgtaatgaatgaTTTTCTAATATATTGAGCTGCACCTGTATGTGATCTGATAGATTT
This genomic interval carries:
- the st3gal5 gene encoding lactosylceramide alpha-2,3-sialyltransferase, with amino-acid sequence MLISRTLRFCCQRRFLLPLTVLALASPWLLKGVDFTTNPKTYEWPVDPKHQELVHTYVRSVLNRECRPAFARKGIEARIPTSTPVMEPFLWGDTPLTDTVFQYPPPFGFLDLQDKLKDILRLLPPSPTEEHLGKDCQRCVVVGNGGILRGLELGALIDQFDMVIRLNSGPVQDFSKDVGNHTTIRMSYPEGSPKVWEDLDPKLKYVAVIYKSVDFHWLNAMITKQKVSLWDWLFFWQKVPDDIPIKLSQFHVLNPEIIRETALDLLQYPKPKFRLWGWDQNVPTLGVSALNLASYLCDEVSLVGFGYNLSLREAPLHYYDSLPMSAMLTQEMHNVDQETALLQSLVAEGTISDLTGGILCSF